From the genome of Lutzomyia longipalpis isolate SR_M1_2022 chromosome 2, ASM2433408v1, one region includes:
- the LOC129789873 gene encoding uncharacterized protein LOC129789873, with product MEKAAELEKMRAARKVAPDGGWGWVATFGVSLVNLCTRSIEPSFGLLFGDLLKDLEVGTTGAAIIMSALDVMMNFSGLFVGPLLKEFSYRKVAIAGSFLCTLGLALTSFASSMPHILATYSVINGIGVGLATSAAFVALNHYFKKRRGQAVGLSMAGTALGMLIMPQLVRILLEGFGFRGAVLLLSGLALHAVVGATLLQPAKWHLKEEEVDIELVPVPQEVKPIQPIQEDDEDELPEITTLLYDNKRFPAAVGGGEERVRKTSRLGMPNGMKKNFSEMAIGTIATTNGMVKRPTFPRIMSNEEMTMEIRKRKQSVISNLSHLDFSGSYLQIHVNTGDDDNDDIDYEVIRRVKTHVGMSSLNSFTKPTKVGSINTIQSEIGLQMLKPKKQTFWKRFSSIMDLDILRDRIYLNILFGLSIFYVAEMNFKMVTPFFLANLGYAKADVAFCLSITAITDILARVILPPICDRLLIPKRHVFMVAIFFVGITRSIIAEQTGWTALIVWLSISGFFRGAALSNFTLTVSEYCTLEKLPAAFGWHMVGKAIFVVALGPLIGVIRDITGSYPICIHAQTFCIMMCCLAWTIELLWKYFSRRMAPTK from the exons ATGGAGAAGGCAGCAGAACTTGAGAAGATGCGAGCCGCCCGTAAAGTCGCCCCAGACGGTGGATGGGGCTGGGTGGCGACTTTTGGAGTCAGTCTCGTCAAT CTGTGCACACGATCGATCGAACCATCTTTTGGGCTACTCTTTGGGGATCTTCTGAAGGATCTGGAGGTTGGAACTACCGGAGCTGCGATCATTATGAGTGCCTTGGATGttatgatgaatttttcgGGACTCTTCGTTGGGCCGCTgctgaaggaattttcctacaGAAAGGTCGCAATTGCAGGATCATTCCTCTGCACATTGGGCCTTGCTCTGACATCCTTTGCCTCCAGTATGCCCCACATTCTCGCCACATATAGTGTAATTAATG GTATTGGCGTGGGCTTGGCAACTTCAGCTGCCTTCGTAGCTCTCAATCACTACTTCAAGAAGCGCCGAGGACAGGCTGTTGGGCTCTCAATGGCTGGCACGGCTCTTGGGATGCTCATCATGCCACAACTTGTGCGAATCCTCCTTGAGGGATTTGGCTTCCGTGGAGCTGTCCTGCTGCTGAGCGGTCTGGCGTTGCATGCTGTTGTTGGGGCTACCCTCCTTCAGCCGGCCAAGTGGCATCTCAAGGAGGAAGAGGTGGACATTGAGCTGGTACCCGTTCCACAGGAAGTGAAGCCTATTCAACCCATTCAGGAGGACGATGAGGATGAATTGCCGGAGATCACGACACTCCTGTATGACAATAAGCGCTTCCCAGCGGCTGTTGGGGGTGGTGAGGAGCGCGTACGCAAGACCAGTCGACTTGGAATGCCAAATGGGATGAAGAAGAACTTCTCAGAGATGGCGATCGGGACGATCGCAACGACAAATGGGATGGTTAAGCGACCCACCTTCCCCAGGATCATGTCCAATGAGGAGATGACCATGGAAATACGCAAAAGGAAGCAATCTGTGATCTCAAATCTCTCCCACCTCGATTTCTCCGGCAGCTACCTCCAGATCCACGTtaat ACCGGCGATGATGACAATGATGACATCGATTACGAGGTGATAAGACGCGTCAAGACGCACGTGGGGATGTCATCGCTGAATTCCTTCACGAAGCCCACCAAAGTGGGCTCCATCAATACCATCCAGTCCGAGATTGGGCTGCAGATGCTTAAGCCAAAGAAGCAAACTTTCTGGAAGAGATTCTCCTCCATTATGGATCTGGACATCCTGCGGGATCGCATCTATCTCAACATCCTCTTCGGTCTGTCGATCTTCTACGTGGCTGAgatgaatttcaaaatggTCACGCCATTCTTTCTGGCCAATTTGGGCTATGCAAAGGCCGACGTGGCGTTCTGTCTCTCCATCACGGCTATTACGGACATCCTGGCGCGTGTGATCTTACCACCAATCTGTGATCGACTCCTGATCCCGAAGAGGCATGTCTTCATGGTGGCCATTTTCTTTGTTGGCATCACACGATCCA TTATTGCTGAGCAAACAGGCTGGACAGCCTTGATTGTCTGGCTATCCATATCTGGCTTCTTCCGTGGTGCAGCACTGAGTAACTTCACCCTCACTGTATCAGAGTACTGCACCCTTGAGAAACTTCCAGCTGCCTTTGGATGGCACATGGTGGGCAAAGCGATCTTCGTGGTGGCTCTTGGGCCCCTAATTGGTGTCATTCGTGACATAACAGGCAGCTACCCAATTTGCATTCATGCACAAACCTTCTGCATCATGATGTGCTGCTTAGCGTGGACTATTGAGTTGCTGTGGAAGTATTTCAGTAGGAGGATGGCCCCCACGAAGTAA
- the LOC129789858 gene encoding serine/arginine repetitive matrix protein 1-like isoform X2, translating to MRRRMSPSYDDDDDLESLRLAALQTLNPNRKPASNPIQVLESAATHHKPRYEEEMYAEALPGAPFPVPERLDFVFGAPAATNGQWQSPSEVNPPPYVPPYVAPGAPTDVQLSPRSAAFVLQNTSILRRRKGDKSPSVSPPPYKSALAAPWEPPSPEYHSRVHSRSRTPSPERVPSPVYRHRSPPSPKRFYSRSPPRRERSLTRSPPPPRRRTRSRSPLVRRPSPRFAPRSRNASPRPPRSRRQSPRISPPVRRKQPSRSPVRVTRHRSQSPKRAKSPVRKPRRPRDGPPPPRRRSPERKPRGQNDRRPRNPPRDTKDDKRPSPRPRRRSRTRSPEKASHTPPMEPKGQEKKPEDLPEKRKTEREVTENPPDKPQEEKKRRSVSPEKEKNDEEAQSSDGEEDAADGIDLFASDESESENEGRFKSSSSKSERPAQATVSFSKLVTEPVATLTELKDLPALSNVGSGASRDRRGRERNSREYSRSRRKRDRDRRSQRPRDSGKSKEAEKDSRTKVGGSSSKGHGESNMKMFKSTFQAVIVNDSKRQQAEPAPADGGNEKGSSKDADKRKIIQIKKPISFKETKEKGEAEGVTNGQTSSSVGGSSVEGKVKKSIHLRLGGYATPNGEPSSSSSLSSVLTSSSKSLKSGNLANLKKSWKTSEKV from the exons ATGAGGAGG agaatGTCACCATCCTACGACGATGATGACGATTTGGAGTCTCTCCGCCTGGCCGCCCTCCAAACACTTAATCCCAATCGTAAGCCCGCATCGAATCCCATTCAGGTGTTGGAATCAGCAGCAACGCATCACAAGCCACGCTATGAGGAGGAAATGTACGCAGAGGCACTTCCGGGAGCACCCTTTCCCGTCCCTGAGAGATTGGATTTTGTTTTTGGGGCACCTGCTGCAACAAATGGGCAGTGGCAGAGTCCGAGTGAAGTGAATCCACCGCCCTATGTGCCACCGTATGTTGCTCCTGGGGCTCCTACGGATGTTCAGCTGTCACCACGGAGTGCTGCATTTGTGTTGCAAAACACCTCAATCTTACGACGAAGGAAGGGAGATAAGTCCCCAAGTGTATCCCCGCCACCGTATAAATCAGCTCTGGCAGCTCCTTGGGAGCCACCATCGCCAGAATATCACTCCAGGGTACATTCTAG ATCACGTACCCCGTCTCCGGAAAGAGTTCCATCGCCCGTGTATCGCCATAGATCACCCCCATCGCCAAAGCGTTTCTATTCACGTTCCCCACCACGCCGGGAGCGCTCCCTGACACGCTCTCCACCTCCCCCGCGACGTAGAACTCGCTCTCGGTCACCCCTTGTGCGACGTCCTTCACCCAGATTTGCACCACGAAGTCGCAATGCCTCCCCACGGCCACCACGATCTCGTCGGCAATCCCCGCGCATTAGTCCTCCAGTGCGGAGGAAACAACCCTCCCGGAGCCCCGTACGCGTTACCAGACATCGTTCACAGTCACCAAAACGAGCAAAGTCTCCCGTGCGAAAGCCCAGACGGCCCAGAGATGGTCCACCACCCCCAAGAAGGCGTTCTCCTGAGAGAAAACCCCGAGGGCAGAACGACAGACGCCCCCGGAATCCACCGCGGGATACAAAAGATGACAAAAGACCTTCCCCGCGGCCAAGGAGACGTTCCCGGACACGTAGCCCCGAAAAGGCATCCCATACTCCTCCAATGGAGCCCAAAGGGCAGGAAAAGAAACCGGAAGACCTTCCGGAGAAGCGAAAGACCGAACGGGAAGTCACAGAAAATCCTCCGGATAAGCCACAAGAGGAGAAGAAACGCAGATCTGTTTCACcggagaaggagaaaaatgaCGAGGAAGCACAGAGTAGCGATGGGGAGGAAGATGCTGCCGATGggattgatttatttgcatCAGATGAGTCAGAATCTGAGAATGAGGGACGCTTCAAGTCGAGCAGCAGCAAAAGTGAACGTCCTGCTCAGGCAACGGTGTCATTTTCGAAGCTGGTGACAGAACCTGTGGCCACACTGACGGAACTGAAGGATCTTCCGGCATTGTCAAATGTGGGGAGTGGTGCATCACGAGATAGGAGAGGGCGCGAGAGGAATTCACGCGAATACAGCCGTAGTCGTCGGAAACGTGATCGTGATCGTCGTAGTCAGCGCCCACGAGACAGTGGGAAGTCCAAGGAGGCTGAAAAGGATTCCAGGACAAAGGTCggaggcagcagcagcaaaggGCACGGAGAGTCAAATATGAAGATGTTCAAGTCAACTTTTCAGGCTGTTATTGTGAATGATTCAAAGAGGCAGCAGGCAG AACCTGCTCCAGCGGATGGTGGTAATGAGAAAGGCTCGTCCAAAGATGCGgacaagagaaaaatcatccaGATTAAGAAGCCTATAAGCTTCAAGGAAACTAAAG AAAAGGGAGAAGCAGAAGGTGTCACGAATGGGCAGACATCGTCGAGTGTTGGTGGTAGCAGTGTTGAGGGGAAGGTGAAGAAGTCCATTCATTTGCGTCTTGGTGGGTATGCAACGCCAAATGGAGAGCCATCGTCGTCGTCGTCCCTGTCCAGTGTGCTGACGTCGTCGTCGAAATCCCTCAAAAGCGGCAACTTGGCGAACCTCAAGAAGTCCTGGAAGACGTCTGAGAAG GTTTAG
- the LOC129789858 gene encoding serine/arginine repetitive matrix protein 1-like isoform X1 translates to MRRRMSPSYDDDDDLESLRLAALQTLNPNRKPASNPIQVLESAATHHKPRYEEEMYAEALPGAPFPVPERLDFVFGAPAATNGQWQSPSEVNPPPYVPPYVAPGAPTDVQLSPRSAAFVLQNTSILRRRKGDKSPSVSPPPYKSALAAPWEPPSPEYHSRVHSRSRTPSPERVPSPVYRHRSPPSPKRFYSRSPPRRERSLTRSPPPPRRRTRSRSPLVRRPSPRFAPRSRNASPRPPRSRRQSPRISPPVRRKQPSRSPVRVTRHRSQSPKRAKSPVRKPRRPRDGPPPPRRRSPERKPRGQNDRRPRNPPRDTKDDKRPSPRPRRRSRTRSPEKASHTPPMEPKGQEKKPEDLPEKRKTEREVTENPPDKPQEEKKRRSVSPEKEKNDEEAQSSDGEEDAADGIDLFASDESESENEGRFKSSSSKSERPAQATVSFSKLVTEPVATLTELKDLPALSNVGSGASRDRRGRERNSREYSRSRRKRDRDRRSQRPRDSGKSKEAEKDSRTKVGGSSSKGHGESNMKMFKSTFQAVIVNDSKRQQAEPAPADGGNEKGSSKDADKRKIIQIKKPISFKETKEKGEAEGVTNGQTSSSVGGSSVEGKVKKSIHLRLGGYATPNGEPSSSSSLSSVLTSSSKSLKSGNLANLKKSWKTSEKVPMKYCLMILSLLVSHKQSCLIIKRGTEKKILSPHTHRITLILPHFLPQHLFCFLFLTFSLVGEIFISSESSSLLGKYMKGVIK, encoded by the exons ATGAGGAGG agaatGTCACCATCCTACGACGATGATGACGATTTGGAGTCTCTCCGCCTGGCCGCCCTCCAAACACTTAATCCCAATCGTAAGCCCGCATCGAATCCCATTCAGGTGTTGGAATCAGCAGCAACGCATCACAAGCCACGCTATGAGGAGGAAATGTACGCAGAGGCACTTCCGGGAGCACCCTTTCCCGTCCCTGAGAGATTGGATTTTGTTTTTGGGGCACCTGCTGCAACAAATGGGCAGTGGCAGAGTCCGAGTGAAGTGAATCCACCGCCCTATGTGCCACCGTATGTTGCTCCTGGGGCTCCTACGGATGTTCAGCTGTCACCACGGAGTGCTGCATTTGTGTTGCAAAACACCTCAATCTTACGACGAAGGAAGGGAGATAAGTCCCCAAGTGTATCCCCGCCACCGTATAAATCAGCTCTGGCAGCTCCTTGGGAGCCACCATCGCCAGAATATCACTCCAGGGTACATTCTAG ATCACGTACCCCGTCTCCGGAAAGAGTTCCATCGCCCGTGTATCGCCATAGATCACCCCCATCGCCAAAGCGTTTCTATTCACGTTCCCCACCACGCCGGGAGCGCTCCCTGACACGCTCTCCACCTCCCCCGCGACGTAGAACTCGCTCTCGGTCACCCCTTGTGCGACGTCCTTCACCCAGATTTGCACCACGAAGTCGCAATGCCTCCCCACGGCCACCACGATCTCGTCGGCAATCCCCGCGCATTAGTCCTCCAGTGCGGAGGAAACAACCCTCCCGGAGCCCCGTACGCGTTACCAGACATCGTTCACAGTCACCAAAACGAGCAAAGTCTCCCGTGCGAAAGCCCAGACGGCCCAGAGATGGTCCACCACCCCCAAGAAGGCGTTCTCCTGAGAGAAAACCCCGAGGGCAGAACGACAGACGCCCCCGGAATCCACCGCGGGATACAAAAGATGACAAAAGACCTTCCCCGCGGCCAAGGAGACGTTCCCGGACACGTAGCCCCGAAAAGGCATCCCATACTCCTCCAATGGAGCCCAAAGGGCAGGAAAAGAAACCGGAAGACCTTCCGGAGAAGCGAAAGACCGAACGGGAAGTCACAGAAAATCCTCCGGATAAGCCACAAGAGGAGAAGAAACGCAGATCTGTTTCACcggagaaggagaaaaatgaCGAGGAAGCACAGAGTAGCGATGGGGAGGAAGATGCTGCCGATGggattgatttatttgcatCAGATGAGTCAGAATCTGAGAATGAGGGACGCTTCAAGTCGAGCAGCAGCAAAAGTGAACGTCCTGCTCAGGCAACGGTGTCATTTTCGAAGCTGGTGACAGAACCTGTGGCCACACTGACGGAACTGAAGGATCTTCCGGCATTGTCAAATGTGGGGAGTGGTGCATCACGAGATAGGAGAGGGCGCGAGAGGAATTCACGCGAATACAGCCGTAGTCGTCGGAAACGTGATCGTGATCGTCGTAGTCAGCGCCCACGAGACAGTGGGAAGTCCAAGGAGGCTGAAAAGGATTCCAGGACAAAGGTCggaggcagcagcagcaaaggGCACGGAGAGTCAAATATGAAGATGTTCAAGTCAACTTTTCAGGCTGTTATTGTGAATGATTCAAAGAGGCAGCAGGCAG AACCTGCTCCAGCGGATGGTGGTAATGAGAAAGGCTCGTCCAAAGATGCGgacaagagaaaaatcatccaGATTAAGAAGCCTATAAGCTTCAAGGAAACTAAAG AAAAGGGAGAAGCAGAAGGTGTCACGAATGGGCAGACATCGTCGAGTGTTGGTGGTAGCAGTGTTGAGGGGAAGGTGAAGAAGTCCATTCATTTGCGTCTTGGTGGGTATGCAACGCCAAATGGAGAGCCATCGTCGTCGTCGTCCCTGTCCAGTGTGCTGACGTCGTCGTCGAAATCCCTCAAAAGCGGCAACTTGGCGAACCTCAAGAAGTCCTGGAAGACGTCTGAGAAGGTACCAATGAAATATTGCCTAATGATTCTTTCTCTATTAGTTTCCCATAAGCAGAGCTGTTTAATCATCAAAAGGGggaccgaaaaaaaaatcctctctcCTCACACACACAGAATTACTCTCATCCTCCCCCATTTCCTGCCTCAACaccttttttgctttctttttctcactttttcacTCGTtggagagatttttatttcttctgaGTCCTCTTCTTTGTTGGGAAAATATATGAAGGGGGTGATAAAATAA